The Streptomyces achromogenes DNA segment GTACACCGACAGTTATCTGACGCCCGAGCAGGTGCGGGCCCGGGTCGAGGGGGCCGGCCCGGAAACCGCCTGACATCCGCACGGCAGGAGAGTACGACGGCGTGAGAGCTGCGGCACGGTCGTTCGGCGCCCGGTGGCCAGATCGGGTCGCCGCGTCCGATCCCGGTCTGCTGCGACTGGCGGCGGGGCTGCGCACGGTCGGCGCGATCGCCCTCACGCTGGCCGTGCTCTCCCTGCTGGGCGCGGACGTCTCACATCTGGTGGCGGGCGCCATCGCCTCGATGGTCGCCACCTTCGCCGTCCGGGAGAAGGAGCGCGGCCGGCAGGCCGTCACCCTGGCGCTGGGCCTGCCCGTGGCGCTCGCCTCGGTGTCGCTGGCGGCGCTGCTCACCTCCCGGACGGTGGCCGGCGACTTCTTCTTCATCGCCCTGATCTTCTGCGCCGTCTACGGCCGCCGGTTCGGCGACCGGGGGACCGCGCTCGGGCTGATCGGCTTCCAGGTCTACTTCATGGCCCTGTTCGTCGGGATCGGGACCTCGTCCCTGCCCGGCTATCTGGGGGTCGTCGCGGTGGCCTTCGCATGCAGCGCGACGGTCCGGTTCCTGCTCGTACGGCAGACGCCGTCCGGGATTCTGGAACGGCTGCGCCAGGCGTTCCGGGCGCGGCTCGCCCAGCTGCTGGACGCCCAGCTGGACCTGCTCGACGCCGGCCCGGACGACGCGGAGAAGGCCCTCGACCAGGTGCGCGAGGGCACCGCCCGGCTGCACGAGACGGCCATGATGATCCAGGGCCGGCTGGCGGAGGGCACGCCCGACGAGACGGTCGCCCGCCTGGTGCAGCGCCGGATCGCCGACGCCGAGATCGCCGCCGAGCGGCTGGGGCTGCTCCTGCTCACCGCCCGCAGCGCCGAGCGGGCCGACACCCTGACGCTGCACCTGCCCGGCGCGCCGCTGCCCGAGGCCACCCGGCTGCCGGTGCGCGACGAGGCCCTCGACACCCTCCGCCACGATCTGCGGGCGCTACGGCTGCTGGTGCGGCATCCCGCCGAGGCGGGGTCGGGCACCGTGCTGTCGCAGGTGCGCAACCGGCTGCTCGGCTATCGGGACGAGGAGAACCTGCCGCAGGCGCCGCCTCCCGTGCAGGACGTCTTCCGGGGCGTCGGCGAGGCCGCGCGCGCGGTGCTGGGCCTGCGGACCGCGCTCGACGGGCCGCAGGACGAGTCCGCCGACAGCCCCGAGACGGCCCGCTCCCGCGAGGAGCTCGACGCGGAGGACGCGGCGATCGGCGGCGCCGAGGAGGACGAGGCCCCGTCGGACGAGGTCACCGGGCTGCGGCGGCCGACCACCCGGGCCGCCGTGCAGGTCGCCGTCGGGTCCTCGCTGGCCATCCTCGGCGGCGAGCTGCTCTCCGCGCACCGCTGGTACTGGGCGGTGCTGACCTGCTGGATCGTGTTCATCAACACGTCCTCCACCGGGGAGATCCTGGTCAAGGGCTACCGGCGGCTGCTGGGCACCGTGCTCGGCGTGGTGGCCGGCATCGTGCTGGCGGGCCTGGTCGGCCGGCACACGTGGACGGCGTTCG contains these protein-coding regions:
- a CDS encoding FUSC family protein; protein product: MRAAARSFGARWPDRVAASDPGLLRLAAGLRTVGAIALTLAVLSLLGADVSHLVAGAIASMVATFAVREKERGRQAVTLALGLPVALASVSLAALLTSRTVAGDFFFIALIFCAVYGRRFGDRGTALGLIGFQVYFMALFVGIGTSSLPGYLGVVAVAFACSATVRFLLVRQTPSGILERLRQAFRARLAQLLDAQLDLLDAGPDDAEKALDQVREGTARLHETAMMIQGRLAEGTPDETVARLVQRRIADAEIAAERLGLLLLTARSAERADTLTLHLPGAPLPEATRLPVRDEALDTLRHDLRALRLLVRHPAEAGSGTVLSQVRNRLLGYRDEENLPQAPPPVQDVFRGVGEAARAVLGLRTALDGPQDESADSPETARSREELDAEDAAIGGAEEDEAPSDEVTGLRRPTTRAAVQVAVGSSLAILGGELLSAHRWYWAVLTCWIVFINTSSTGEILVKGYRRLLGTVLGVVAGIVLAGLVGRHTWTAFAVVLLCVFAMFYTAPLSYTLMSFFVTAALGVLYTLLHTYSLSVLVLRVEETALGAACGIVAAALVLPVRTDRRTNELLATVLERLSGVTEAAVEQLSGAPPVDLLEQARDLDQALADLRAATQPLTHPVTPLRSRRDTARYVVALLETCAYHARSLAATAELLPTHPSIAADPRLRRAGARIVHNIGAIDARVTDERSTAQVLAGPSVAALLKPGVPGTPRYGRVTDRVLRHLQRLDEAVVGLARPLGTPVTAPK